A genomic stretch from Mycobacterium cookii includes:
- a CDS encoding acyl carrier protein: protein MFRRSKTPAIDGPLTHESLRSWLVADLARRVKCPESDVDTAKPFEAYGLDSRTAVQVSGALEKVVERRLSPAILFDHGTIDDLAAHLTRELHLPD from the coding sequence ATGTTCAGGAGAAGCAAGACACCGGCGATCGATGGACCGCTGACCCACGAGTCGTTGCGTTCCTGGCTGGTGGCCGATCTGGCACGACGGGTGAAATGCCCGGAGTCGGACGTGGACACCGCAAAACCCTTCGAAGCCTACGGACTCGACTCACGAACGGCGGTCCAGGTATCGGGCGCGTTGGAGAAGGTCGTCGAGCGACGACTCTCGCCGGCAATCCTGTTCGACCACGGCACGATCGACGACCTCGCCGCGCACCTTACCCGCGAGCTCCATCTTCCGGACTGA
- a CDS encoding class I SAM-dependent methyltransferase, protein MSIRSESDSWDLATSVGATATMVAANRALASEAGLIDDPFAAPLVRAVGIDVYTRLVNGEIPVTDSAEFDPARMGRSMAVRTRFYDRFFVDATRHGIRQAVVLAAGLDARAYRLPWPQGTVLYEVDLPDVIEFKTSTLAAIGAAPTVERRTVAVDLRDDWPAALRAAGFDPQAPSAWSAEGLVVYLPPEAQDALFGNITDLSAPKSQVASEFVPDTTIFNDPRWRSHHDRMSELGFEIDFNDLVYHYERSHIIEDLTNRGWQVSHRTVAEMHAANGFVYSDDEVAQAFSDITYLNAVRS, encoded by the coding sequence GCGGCCAACCGGGCTTTGGCATCCGAGGCCGGCCTGATCGACGACCCGTTCGCCGCGCCATTGGTCCGCGCGGTCGGCATCGACGTCTACACGCGACTGGTCAACGGCGAGATCCCCGTCACGGACAGCGCCGAGTTCGACCCGGCCCGGATGGGCCGGAGCATGGCGGTCCGCACGCGGTTCTACGACCGGTTCTTCGTCGACGCGACCCGCCATGGCATCCGGCAGGCGGTCGTCCTCGCCGCCGGTTTGGATGCGCGGGCATACCGGTTGCCGTGGCCGCAGGGCACCGTGCTCTACGAAGTCGACCTGCCGGACGTCATCGAATTCAAGACGTCGACGCTGGCTGCCATCGGCGCTGCGCCGACGGTCGAGCGCCGGACGGTCGCCGTGGATCTGCGCGACGATTGGCCGGCCGCGTTGCGGGCCGCCGGTTTCGACCCGCAGGCGCCGTCGGCGTGGAGTGCCGAAGGGCTCGTCGTCTACCTGCCGCCCGAGGCGCAAGACGCCCTGTTCGGCAACATCACCGACCTCAGCGCTCCGAAGAGTCAGGTGGCCTCCGAGTTCGTGCCCGACACAACGATTTTCAACGACCCGCGCTGGCGCAGCCATCACGACCGGATGAGCGAACTGGGTTTCGAGATCGACTTCAACGACCTCGTCTACCACTACGAGCGCAGCCACATCATCGAGGACCTGACCAATCGGGGCTGGCAGGTGTCGCATCGCACCGTCGCCGAGATGCATGCCGCCAACGGTTTCGTCTATTCCGACGACGAAGTCGCGCAGGCCTTCAGCGACATCACCTATCTCAATGCGGTTCGCAGCTGA
- a CDS encoding TetR/AcrR family transcriptional regulator codes for MSARDALIASITGLVQRRGVAGAGLGALLEDSGVARRTVYLNFPGGKAELVTEATRIAGQSLSAVIRSADDSADPVQAVRTFIDQWKVHLRATDMEAGCPIVAAILGRSEAPEATRAAAEAIDEWRAILADRLVSSGADPDTARSLATMAIAAIEGAVVIALASGSTDALDDVGRHLVEVIRLHLPAES; via the coding sequence ATGTCCGCACGAGATGCGCTGATCGCCAGCATCACCGGGCTGGTGCAACGTCGAGGTGTCGCCGGCGCCGGCCTCGGTGCCCTCCTGGAGGACAGCGGCGTCGCGAGGCGAACCGTCTACCTGAACTTCCCCGGCGGCAAAGCGGAACTCGTCACCGAAGCCACCCGCATCGCCGGCCAGTCGTTGAGCGCCGTCATCCGGTCGGCCGATGACAGCGCCGACCCGGTTCAGGCGGTCCGGACTTTCATCGACCAGTGGAAGGTGCATCTCCGCGCAACCGACATGGAAGCAGGCTGTCCGATCGTCGCCGCGATCCTCGGCCGCTCGGAAGCGCCGGAAGCCACGCGGGCCGCAGCCGAGGCCATCGACGAGTGGCGTGCCATCCTCGCCGATCGACTTGTCAGTTCCGGCGCCGACCCGGATACCGCCCGTTCGCTGGCGACGATGGCGATCGCAGCGATCGAGGGCGCGGTGGTGATCGCACTCGCCAGCGGATCGACGGATGCCCTCGATGACGTCGGACGTCATCTGGTCGAGGTCATCCGGCTGCACCTGCCGGCCGAAAGCTGA
- a CDS encoding acyl-CoA desaturase, which yields MSAEFATTPSVHDRDVLASRLAYLTVGLPVAGTVGAVVYAFYFGVTACDVALFVGMYLITALGVEAGLHRYFTHRSFEASEPVRVFLAIAGSMAAQGPVVFWVANHRLHHAFADTDRDPHSPRPRGTGWRGRAKGLWHGHVGWLFDVKKIDWSRHTRDWLADRRVMKINAWYFTLVALGIVIPGAVGGLVTQSVHGVVGGILWGGFVRIFALDQATWAVNSLGHTIGTRTFPVRDQSRNIAALAPPTLGGSWHNNHHARPALAQTRRQWWQLDLAGDFIRLLDRLGLVHQVRYVNSQSDLADGAP from the coding sequence ATGAGCGCCGAATTCGCCACCACCCCTTCGGTTCACGACCGCGATGTGCTGGCTTCACGACTGGCATATCTGACCGTCGGACTACCAGTCGCGGGAACTGTGGGCGCGGTCGTCTACGCGTTCTACTTCGGGGTGACAGCATGCGACGTGGCGTTGTTCGTTGGCATGTATCTGATCACCGCGCTCGGTGTCGAGGCAGGACTGCACCGTTACTTCACCCACCGGTCCTTCGAGGCGTCCGAACCGGTCCGGGTTTTCCTCGCGATCGCAGGGTCGATGGCCGCGCAGGGGCCGGTTGTGTTCTGGGTTGCCAACCATCGGTTGCATCACGCTTTCGCCGACACCGACCGTGACCCGCATTCGCCCAGGCCGCGGGGCACCGGGTGGCGGGGACGTGCCAAAGGCCTGTGGCACGGTCACGTCGGGTGGCTGTTCGACGTCAAGAAGATCGACTGGAGCCGGCATACCCGGGACTGGCTCGCTGACCGCAGGGTGATGAAGATCAACGCCTGGTATTTCACCCTGGTGGCGCTGGGGATCGTGATCCCCGGTGCCGTCGGCGGGCTGGTCACCCAATCGGTGCACGGCGTGGTCGGCGGGATTCTCTGGGGCGGCTTCGTGCGGATCTTCGCCCTGGATCAGGCCACGTGGGCGGTGAACTCGCTGGGCCACACGATCGGCACCCGTACGTTCCCGGTACGGGACCAAAGCCGCAATATCGCCGCGCTGGCCCCGCCCACGTTGGGCGGGTCGTGGCACAACAACCACCACGCCCGACCCGCACTGGCCCAGACCCGGCGGCAGTGGTGGCAGCTCGATCTGGCCGGCGATTTCATCCGACTCCTCGACCGACTCGGTCTCGTGCACCAGGTGCGGTACGTCAACTCGCAGTCCGACCTTGCAGATGGGGCGCCATGA
- a CDS encoding fatty acid desaturase, with product MTQTQSRPDLPTNPDPGFVEFIRKSRALEGQKLTAVIPREYMQPSIIRGLASLAMSLTLYAGSLVGIACVDRWYLIVPLIGVAGLGGWGLHCIGHDCGHGSFSRNRRLNFAIGQFALLPLMYPFHAWRHEHNNHHSHTNNLELDEDWRPISREVYRRMPLGHRFVYFSTRTWALGTGSIHYWLKSSFKPSRFPKRRMRREARRSIGIVAVVGGGYLCALTYFTGVQGLLLYFVAPWFATHLWFSMTTMMHHSAEDIPYLPNQYWTRNASRLLVTTDYLYPRWLLFCTHYISLHTAHHVAPSVPHYHLPKAQAALIQRYPDMVRVEKASIGRLWNIIRKCLFYDPVSGLYGTHPMPRASAPTTTAGAA from the coding sequence ATGACGCAGACGCAATCTCGACCTGACCTTCCGACCAACCCCGACCCGGGGTTCGTCGAGTTCATCAGGAAGAGCAGGGCGCTCGAAGGGCAGAAGTTGACTGCGGTCATCCCACGGGAATACATGCAGCCGTCGATAATTCGCGGTCTCGCCAGCCTGGCGATGAGCCTGACGCTGTACGCCGGCTCGCTGGTCGGCATCGCCTGCGTCGACCGGTGGTACCTGATCGTTCCGTTGATCGGGGTCGCAGGGCTGGGCGGATGGGGACTGCACTGCATCGGACACGATTGTGGACACGGCTCCTTTTCCCGCAACCGCCGATTGAACTTCGCGATCGGCCAATTCGCGCTGCTACCACTGATGTACCCGTTCCACGCCTGGCGGCACGAGCACAACAACCATCATTCCCACACGAACAACCTGGAGTTGGACGAAGACTGGCGCCCGATCTCCAGAGAGGTCTACCGCCGGATGCCGCTGGGTCACCGCTTCGTCTACTTCAGCACACGCACCTGGGCACTCGGTACCGGTTCCATCCACTACTGGCTCAAGTCCAGCTTCAAGCCGTCGCGCTTTCCCAAACGGCGAATGCGACGCGAGGCTCGCCGGTCGATCGGGATCGTAGCGGTCGTGGGTGGTGGATATCTCTGCGCGCTCACCTATTTCACCGGCGTGCAGGGTCTGCTGCTGTACTTCGTGGCACCGTGGTTCGCGACCCATCTCTGGTTCTCGATGACGACGATGATGCATCACAGCGCCGAGGACATTCCGTATCTGCCGAACCAATATTGGACCCGAAATGCAAGCCGGCTGCTGGTGACCACCGACTACCTCTACCCGCGGTGGTTGTTGTTCTGCACGCATTACATCTCGCTGCACACCGCCCACCACGTCGCTCCGTCGGTGCCTCACTACCACCTGCCGAAGGCTCAGGCCGCGCTCATCCAGCGGTACCCGGACATGGTTCGCGTCGAGAAGGCCAGCATCGGCCGACTCTGGAACATTATCCGCAAATGCCTGTTCTACGACCCGGTTTCGGGTCTCTACGGCACACACCCCATGCCGAGGGCGTCGGCTCCGACAACCACCGCCGGCGCAGCGTGA
- a CDS encoding acyl-CoA desaturase, whose amino-acid sequence MSSPTPSSGQGESLAKAILQLNPTSARAKRVVALVTIGIPALGFGFGVYLVAAGRATVVDYVLFGVFYAIQMFGITIGFHRYVAHKSFKTSRFFEGVLMIAGSMALEGPLLFWVSTHRRHHRYADEQGDPHSPNLSGGTIGGKLKGLWYAHIPWMFSDQESRATVFAPDVLRDRRLYSYNRSYPIWGLAGLLVPAAIGWTVGGTVAAALSGFIFGGLARVFVANQAAWCVGSVSHMIGSRPFANRDDSANNWPVAFFTFGEGLQNNHHAFPGAYRHGMRWWEPDLSGWVIAVLAKSHIVWDLHMPSRAAIDHRLRRNRATAAAVSAQGEG is encoded by the coding sequence ATGTCATCGCCCACACCGTCGTCCGGTCAGGGAGAATCGCTTGCCAAGGCGATCCTGCAACTGAACCCGACCAGCGCACGGGCCAAGCGGGTGGTCGCGCTGGTCACCATCGGCATCCCGGCGCTCGGGTTCGGCTTCGGGGTCTACCTGGTTGCCGCGGGGCGGGCCACCGTGGTCGACTATGTTCTGTTCGGCGTGTTCTACGCGATACAAATGTTCGGGATCACCATCGGATTCCACCGCTACGTCGCCCACAAATCCTTCAAGACGTCGCGGTTCTTCGAGGGTGTGCTGATGATCGCGGGCTCGATGGCCCTGGAGGGACCGCTGCTGTTCTGGGTCAGTACGCACCGCCGTCATCACCGCTATGCCGACGAGCAGGGCGATCCCCACTCGCCGAACCTGAGCGGCGGCACTATCGGCGGCAAGCTGAAAGGTCTTTGGTACGCCCATATTCCGTGGATGTTCAGTGACCAGGAATCCAGAGCGACGGTGTTCGCCCCCGACGTGCTGCGCGATCGCCGACTGTACAGCTACAACCGGAGCTACCCCATCTGGGGACTGGCCGGGCTGCTGGTACCCGCCGCCATCGGCTGGACCGTCGGTGGCACCGTCGCTGCGGCGTTGTCCGGCTTCATTTTTGGTGGACTGGCGCGGGTGTTCGTGGCCAATCAGGCGGCGTGGTGCGTCGGCTCGGTCAGCCACATGATCGGGTCGCGACCGTTTGCCAACCGCGACGACAGCGCCAACAACTGGCCGGTGGCCTTCTTTACTTTCGGCGAGGGACTGCAGAACAACCACCACGCTTTTCCCGGCGCCTATCGACACGGAATGCGCTGGTGGGAACCGGATCTCAGTGGCTGGGTGATCGCGGTGCTGGCGAAATCGCACATCGTCTGGGACCTGCACATGCCCAGCCGCGCGGCGATCGACCACCGACTACGCCGCAACCGCGCCACCGCGGCTGCCGTGTCCGCCCAAGGGGAAGGGTGA
- a CDS encoding fatty acyl-AMP ligase: MLKHPRTIVDMVSARSSSHDPAYIFLLDGTAASESRWTYADTAERAAAVAAWLSSRGVGRGSRVVLAVNPSLDYIAALFGTMMLGAVPVPCFPPSRPKELDRFHAIVLDCIPHAIVIDAMYDAQIEALQRRLACAGIDPLIFYIDELDTRVEAVTPAPCSPDDLALIQYTSGSTGSPKGVCITHDNLMSNCEVLSRSMGPDPNRVGLSWLPPYHDMGLMGTIILSLHHGWPLVLMSPLHFVQDPRRWLEAITDYRVSITVGPNFSLDASAEALDDDLENLDLSTVKEFYCGAEPISAHTLARFEQRAVPLGFDVTALIPCYGMAEATLFVAGKRKGRRYNTVDGPDGVVVSCGEVDSEHVVRIVDPESDRLVQPGEIGEIWVRGRSVATGYLNRDALTDAVFHARIDGEDADYLRTGDLGFIRDDELFVTGRIKDLIIVSGRNIYPHDVEASVVRADPSLRRAVAFSVPGDGTERLIVVAEAPTSQISIDCRTKLADAVRSSVTSEFGVGPDVHIWPRKTIPTTTSGKVRRHEAKRLFLADAIQGVLA, encoded by the coding sequence GTGTTAAAGCACCCTCGCACCATTGTCGACATGGTGTCCGCCAGGTCTTCGTCGCACGACCCCGCGTACATCTTTCTCTTAGACGGCACGGCGGCGTCCGAATCACGGTGGACCTACGCCGACACCGCGGAACGCGCGGCGGCAGTCGCGGCATGGCTGTCGTCTCGGGGCGTAGGCCGCGGATCACGCGTCGTGTTGGCCGTCAATCCGAGCCTCGACTACATCGCCGCGCTGTTCGGCACCATGATGCTCGGCGCCGTCCCGGTACCCTGCTTTCCGCCGTCTCGTCCCAAGGAACTGGACCGCTTCCACGCGATTGTCTTGGACTGCATCCCGCACGCGATCGTCATCGACGCGATGTACGACGCCCAAATCGAAGCGCTGCAGCGCAGGCTGGCGTGCGCTGGCATCGATCCGCTGATTTTTTACATCGACGAACTGGACACCCGCGTCGAGGCGGTGACCCCCGCGCCGTGCTCACCCGATGACCTCGCCCTGATTCAGTACACGTCCGGGTCGACGGGATCGCCGAAGGGCGTCTGCATCACCCACGACAACCTGATGAGCAACTGCGAGGTGTTGTCCCGCAGCATGGGGCCGGACCCAAACCGGGTCGGCCTCTCGTGGTTGCCGCCGTACCACGACATGGGGTTGATGGGCACGATCATCCTGTCGCTGCACCACGGCTGGCCGCTGGTGCTGATGTCGCCGTTGCACTTCGTCCAAGACCCCCGCCGCTGGTTGGAGGCCATCACCGACTACCGCGTGTCGATCACCGTCGGCCCGAACTTCTCGCTCGACGCCTCCGCCGAGGCACTGGACGACGATCTCGAAAACCTCGATCTCTCAACCGTCAAGGAGTTCTACTGCGGAGCCGAACCCATCAGCGCGCACACCCTGGCCCGCTTCGAACAGCGTGCGGTACCACTCGGATTCGACGTCACCGCGCTGATTCCCTGCTACGGGATGGCAGAGGCGACGCTGTTCGTCGCCGGAAAACGAAAAGGGCGCCGCTACAACACTGTCGATGGCCCCGACGGTGTCGTCGTCAGCTGCGGTGAAGTCGATTCCGAGCACGTCGTGCGGATTGTCGACCCTGAATCGGACCGTCTGGTCCAACCCGGTGAGATCGGTGAGATCTGGGTCCGTGGCCGCAGCGTCGCCACCGGCTATTTAAACCGAGATGCACTGACGGACGCAGTATTTCACGCGCGGATCGATGGAGAGGACGCCGATTATCTGCGCACCGGCGACCTCGGTTTCATCCGCGACGACGAACTGTTCGTCACCGGACGTATCAAGGACCTGATCATCGTCAGCGGGCGCAACATCTACCCGCACGACGTCGAGGCCAGTGTGGTGCGCGCCGACCCGTCGCTGCGGCGTGCGGTGGCGTTCTCGGTGCCGGGCGACGGAACCGAACGTCTGATCGTCGTCGCCGAGGCGCCCACGTCGCAGATCTCGATCGACTGCCGCACCAAGCTCGCAGACGCCGTGCGCTCCAGCGTGACGTCGGAATTCGGTGTCGGACCCGACGTCCACATCTGGCCGAGGAAAACCATTCCCACCACCACCAGCGGAAAGGTCCGGCGGCACGAGGCCAAACGGCTCTTCCTGGCAGACGCGATACAAGGGGTGCTGGCATGA